A genomic region of Pyrus communis chromosome 14, drPyrComm1.1, whole genome shotgun sequence contains the following coding sequences:
- the LOC137716071 gene encoding tropinone reductase homolog At1g07440-like → MNSRDRRWSLEGMTALVTGGTKGIGYAIVEELAGLGAIVHTCARTEVDLNDCLSQWEKKGFQVTGSVCDVVSKTQREELINKVSSLFDGKLNILINNVGANRPKATLEYTAEDYSFLMSTNLESAYHLCQLSHPLLKASGSANIVLLSSIAGVVSLNIGTIYSATKGAINQLARNLACEWAKDNIRTNSVAPWFIATPLGDMFLGKEKALEMINSRCPLGRPGEPEEVSSLVAFLCLPAASYITGQTILVDGGVSVNGVLFQGV, encoded by the exons atgaacaGCAGAGACAGAAGATGGTCGCTTGAGGGAATGACAGCCCTTGTCACTGGTGGAACCAAAGGAATTGG GTATGCTATAGTGGAGGAATTGGCAGGGCTAGGTGCAATTGTGCATACTTGTGCCCGAACTGAAGTTGACCTCAATGACTGCCTGAGTCAATGGGAGAAGAAGGGTTTTCAAGTTACTGGTTCAGTCTGTGATGTGGTGTCAAAAACTCAAAGAGAGGAGCTTATAAATAAGGTCTCATCACTCTTTGATGGGAAACTTAACATCCTT ATAAACAATGTGGGGGCTAACAGACCAAAAGCAACATTAGAGTACACAGCTGAAGATTACTCATTCTTAATGAGCACCAATCTTGAATCTGCTTACCATTTGTGCCAACTTTCACATCCTCTGCTCAAAGCTTCAGGATCTGCTAACATCGTTTTGTTGTCCTCCATTGCTGGTGTGGTCTCACTAAATATTGGAACTATATATTCTGCAACTAAAG GTGCAATAAATCAATTAGCAAGAAACTTGgcatgtgagtgggcaaaagaTAACATAAGGACTAACAGTGTTGCACCTTGGTTCATCGCCACTCCCCTCGGTGATATG TTTCTCGGGAAGGAAAAGGCATTGGAGATGATAAACTCTCGGTGCCCTTTAGGACGTCCTGGGGAGCCAGAGGAGGTGTCTTCCTTGGTAGCATTTCTATGCCTACCTGCAGCTTCTTACATTACTGGGCAAACTATTCTCGTCGACGGCGGGGTGAGTGTCAATGGCGTGCTCTTCCAAGGAGTATGA